The following are encoded in a window of Cycloclasticus pugetii PS-1 genomic DNA:
- the aroE gene encoding shikimate dehydrogenase — protein MTDRYAVFGFPIGHSLSPIIHRQFADQTGQQLSYEAQEVKPDVFNEALADFFKAGGKGVNCTVPLKELAYEAVDQLTQRAKFSGAVNTIKRLDDGSLLGDNTDGIGLLTDLCTNLGVEIDDQRVLVLGAGGASRGILGPLLEAKPRQLYLANRTVSKAKAMEVLFSSLGRIQSSSYEDLAGKQFDLIINATSASLSGSLPEIANGLLSPNGVCYDLAYSEQPTAFVCWGMQEGARLSVDGRGMLVEQAAHAFHLWRGVMPETSAVLKGLK, from the coding sequence ATGACGGATCGCTACGCAGTATTTGGGTTTCCCATTGGGCACAGTTTATCACCTATTATTCACCGACAGTTTGCTGATCAGACTGGGCAGCAATTAAGCTATGAGGCGCAGGAAGTGAAGCCCGACGTGTTTAATGAAGCGCTTGCTGATTTTTTTAAGGCTGGTGGAAAAGGTGTTAATTGCACCGTACCTTTGAAAGAGCTCGCATATGAAGCAGTAGACCAATTAACACAGCGCGCTAAATTTAGTGGGGCGGTTAATACGATTAAGCGTTTAGACGATGGTTCTTTATTAGGTGATAATACCGATGGTATAGGGCTGTTAACTGACCTTTGCACAAATTTAGGGGTGGAGATAGATGATCAGCGAGTCCTTGTGTTGGGTGCTGGCGGAGCATCTCGTGGAATACTAGGGCCGTTGCTCGAGGCAAAGCCTAGGCAACTTTATTTGGCTAATAGAACTGTCTCAAAAGCAAAAGCAATGGAAGTTTTATTTTCTTCATTGGGCCGAATTCAGTCTTCAAGTTATGAAGACTTAGCAGGAAAGCAATTTGATTTGATCATTAATGCGACATCGGCCAGTTTAAGTGGTTCTTTGCCTGAGATAGCAAATGGCTTATTGTCGCCGAACGGGGTTTGCTATGATTTGGCGTATAGTGAGCAGCCGACAGCATTTGTGTGTTGGGGTATGCAAGAAGGCGCCCGCTTATCAGTGGATGGTCGGGGTATGTTAGTCGAGCAAGCAGCGCATGCGTTTCATCTTTGGCGTGGAGTTATGCCTGAGACTTCAGCCGTCTTAAAGGGGCTAAAGTAA
- a CDS encoding EAL and HDOD domain-containing protein yields MRHFSFARQPILNRSLELHAYEFLYRPIEDEKQQTHSLTAEVIASSALDLGLQKAANNHFVFINISYEDLFSPLIEALPSEQVILELLEDIQPDASLIERAQELSEKGFTFALDDFVYSPKWDPLIELASIIKFDLTLTSIEVNKALIEKLQPCAIQFLAEKIETFDDFNAYKQIGCELFQGYFFSRPELIKGRTVSASTFAIIQLLAHVNQVDISMSELESTIEKDPNLTHMLLKYLNSASFSFKNPIERIKQAIVILGIDETKKWATLISLRSIPSKPLELIKHALVRAKLAENIAVKNDKAHPNSYFLMGLLSTLDALLDMTMKEAVKPLPLKSEIIDALVEQKGEMGEVLKIIIKHEQQLNWPIGDNYSNDYLKACQWADDASSSI; encoded by the coding sequence ATGCGTCATTTCTCGTTTGCTCGACAACCCATACTAAACCGCTCCTTAGAGCTTCACGCCTATGAATTTTTGTATCGCCCGATTGAAGATGAAAAGCAACAAACACATTCTCTTACTGCTGAGGTTATCGCTTCTTCTGCCTTAGACTTAGGGTTACAAAAAGCAGCAAACAACCACTTTGTTTTTATCAATATATCGTATGAAGATTTATTTAGCCCTCTGATTGAAGCTCTGCCTTCTGAGCAAGTTATCTTAGAGTTATTAGAAGACATTCAACCTGACGCTAGTCTTATCGAAAGAGCTCAAGAGCTTTCAGAAAAGGGATTTACTTTCGCTCTTGATGACTTCGTGTACAGCCCAAAATGGGACCCTTTAATCGAATTAGCCTCTATTATTAAGTTTGATTTAACCCTCACCTCCATCGAGGTCAACAAAGCCTTAATTGAAAAACTCCAACCTTGTGCTATACAATTTTTAGCTGAAAAAATAGAGACCTTCGACGACTTCAATGCCTATAAGCAAATAGGCTGCGAGCTATTTCAGGGATATTTCTTTTCAAGACCAGAGTTAATAAAAGGGCGTACTGTTAGCGCTAGCACGTTTGCTATCATCCAACTTCTAGCCCATGTTAACCAGGTGGACATTTCAATGTCTGAACTCGAAAGCACCATTGAAAAGGACCCTAATCTTACCCATATGCTTTTAAAGTATTTAAACTCTGCCAGCTTCTCGTTCAAAAACCCCATTGAACGAATTAAACAAGCCATTGTTATCTTAGGTATTGATGAAACAAAGAAGTGGGCGACATTAATTAGCTTGCGCAGCATCCCTTCTAAACCCTTAGAGCTTATAAAGCATGCCTTAGTACGTGCTAAATTGGCAGAAAACATTGCCGTAAAGAACGACAAAGCACACCCAAACAGCTATTTTCTAATGGGGCTGCTGTCTACATTGGATGCCTTATTAGACATGACAATGAAGGAGGCCGTTAAACCCCTACCCTTGAAAAGTGAGATTATAGACGCCTTAGTTGAACAAAAAGGTGAGATGGGTGAGGTCTTAAAAATAATCATTAAACATGAGCAGCAACTTAATTGGCCCATAGGTGATAACTATTCAAACGACTATTTAAAAGCATGCCAATGGGCTGATGATGCTAGCTCATCCATTTAA